The proteins below come from a single Mucilaginibacter mali genomic window:
- a CDS encoding RHS repeat-associated core domain-containing protein, producing the protein MLYSGSYSGSKSFTYGYDKLNRLITATSTGNTLDEGLTYDVMGNITNLTRGGQSYNSLTYGYTGNQLTGVSGTSFTTRSYAYDGNGNATSDGGSKSIDYNLLNLPRKVRNGSTELANYTYDATGRKLSNTSTASGMNDGTWEYIDGIVYHNGSVAFISTEEGRAVPNGGGNYVYQYNLKDHLGNVRSTFYSNSGTATVLQEDEYYSFGLRHGLYDASNNNRYLYNGKEIQTDLANQYDYGARFYDPVIGRWTSVDPLVEAGQEFGTPYGYVFDDPVKNTDPDGRAPDDDPPGALSMTGNFVKGLGQSAWGTVTGVYQAVRHPINTLRGIADLGTPMGAANMATASAMTVDKFQNGNGDVKANMIGNGVGDVAQLFIGAGEVKFTANVLKSVKDAEIIVDINKASKISKAEARAAKLSEVARDGKDFTKAGKEAVIDLNAAHNDGKVICMGCKVETLPATQSKKGVTHSPLERRVDHKIPKSKGGSGTPDNGQVLCDACNLKKSNN; encoded by the coding sequence ATGCTGTACAGCGGTAGCTACAGCGGCAGTAAATCGTTCACCTATGGTTATGATAAGCTGAACCGTTTAATAACGGCCACCTCAACCGGGAATACGCTGGATGAAGGCCTCACCTACGATGTAATGGGCAATATCACCAACCTGACCAGGGGCGGGCAAAGTTACAATAGCCTTACTTACGGTTACACCGGCAACCAGCTGACCGGTGTAAGCGGTACCAGTTTCACCACCAGAAGCTACGCTTACGATGGCAATGGCAATGCCACAAGCGATGGCGGTAGTAAGAGCATCGACTACAACCTTTTAAACCTGCCCCGGAAAGTTAGAAACGGCAGCACCGAACTGGCCAATTATACCTATGATGCCACGGGCAGGAAGCTGAGCAATACCAGTACCGCCAGCGGGATGAATGATGGTACCTGGGAGTATATCGACGGGATCGTTTACCACAATGGTTCAGTGGCTTTTATCTCCACTGAAGAAGGACGCGCTGTCCCCAATGGCGGTGGTAACTATGTTTACCAATACAACTTAAAAGATCATTTGGGCAATGTACGTTCTACCTTTTACAGTAATAGTGGCACAGCTACCGTTTTACAGGAGGATGAGTATTATTCATTCGGGTTAAGACATGGGCTTTACGATGCATCTAACAATAATCGCTATCTTTATAATGGAAAGGAGATACAGACTGACCTGGCCAACCAGTATGATTATGGGGCGAGGTTTTATGATCCGGTGATTGGGAGATGGACGAGTGTGGATCCGTTAGTAGAGGCGGGACAGGAGTTTGGAACACCATATGGATATGTGTTTGACGATCCTGTAAAGAATACTGATCCTGATGGAAGAGCACCAGACGATGATCCTCCGGGCGCACTTTCAATGACAGGCAATTTTGTAAAAGGGTTGGGGCAATCAGCCTGGGGAACGGTGACAGGAGTATATCAGGCTGTTAGACACCCAATCAATACTTTGCGAGGCATTGCGGATTTGGGTACGCCTATGGGTGCCGCTAATATGGCTACTGCATCAGCAATGACCGTTGATAAGTTTCAAAATGGTAACGGCGATGTCAAAGCTAATATGATTGGCAATGGCGTTGGTGATGTTGCTCAACTGTTTATTGGAGCAGGTGAAGTTAAGTTTACTGCTAATGTTTTAAAAAGTGTTAAAGATGCTGAGATCATTGTTGATATCAATAAAGCGTCAAAAATATCTAAAGCCGAAGCAAGAGCAGCAAAGCTTAGCGAGGTAGCCAGGGACGGCAAGGACTTTACAAAAGCAGGAAAAGAAGCAGTAATAGACCTAAACGCAGCACATAACGATGGGAAGGTCATTTGCATGGGGTGTAAAGTGGAAACGCTTCCGGCAACTCAATCAAAAAAAGGCGTAACTCATTCACCTCTTGAAAGGCGTGTCGACCATAAGATACCCAAATCAAAAGGTGGAAGCGGAACGCCAGATAACGGCCAAGTATTGTGTGATGCATGTAATTTAAAAAAGAGTAATAATTAA
- a CDS encoding DUF4265 domain-containing protein, whose product MRNKITITYRDLKGEIAEETIWAELVNNEYYKIDNIPFFAPNLAYNDIISVEEDDGVLYFNTLIKSSMHTTIQIIFFDRHKESEVLKKIEEMGCAWEGMQGGAYYAVDVPPNINYNSIKVFLDEQQQNLVLDYKEACLGNVSK is encoded by the coding sequence ATGAGAAATAAAATAACTATCACATATCGCGACTTAAAAGGTGAAATAGCAGAAGAAACTATATGGGCAGAACTTGTAAATAACGAATATTATAAAATCGATAACATTCCTTTTTTTGCTCCCAATTTGGCATACAATGATATAATAAGCGTCGAAGAGGATGATGGGGTTTTATATTTTAATACTCTTATAAAATCATCAATGCATACAACAATCCAGATAATATTTTTTGACAGGCATAAAGAAAGTGAAGTGCTAAAAAAAATCGAAGAAATGGGTTGTGCGTGGGAGGGAATGCAAGGCGGAGCTTATTATGCGGTTGATGTGCCTCCGAATATAAACTACAATAGTATTAAGGTTTTTTTAGACGAACAACAGCAAAATTTAGTTTTAGATTATAAGGAGGCGTGTTTGGGTAATGTATCAAAATAG
- a CDS encoding immunity protein Imm33 domain-containing protein, giving the protein MDWINEQRLLCQRYGSIYTESPEYMKIGISLNVKDGIYPIHGLRHPIERDTTGWYIWAGEYSEDPEFFVSLHVIHLNEWCPEVAKFLGLSPGWRFLSAPNYEDVWEDLSLLDI; this is encoded by the coding sequence ATGGATTGGATTAACGAACAACGATTGTTATGTCAACGTTATGGCTCAATATACACAGAGTCTCCAGAATATATGAAGATAGGTATATCTTTAAATGTCAAAGACGGAATTTATCCTATTCACGGTTTAAGACATCCTATAGAACGCGACACTACTGGATGGTATATTTGGGCTGGAGAGTATTCGGAAGATCCAGAATTCTTTGTATCGCTTCATGTTATACACCTTAACGAGTGGTGTCCTGAAGTGGCTAAGTTTTTAGGATTATCCCCTGGCTGGAGATTTTTGTCTGCTCCAAATTATGAAGACGTTTGGGAAGATTTATCGCTTCTTGATATTTGA
- a CDS encoding RHS repeat domain-containing protein, which yields MLYSGSYSGSKSFTYGYDKLNRLITATSTGNTLDEGLTYDVMGNITALTRGGQSYSSLTYGYTGNQLTGVSGTSFTTRSYAYDGNGNATSDGGSKTINYNLLNLPRKVRNGSTELANYTYDATGNKLSNTSIASGMNDGTWEYIDGIVYHNGSVAFISTEEGRAVPAGGGNYTYQYNLKDHLGNDRVSFYSNSGTATVLQEDEYYSFGLRHGLYDASNNNRYLYNGKEIQTDLANQYDYGARFYDPVIGRWTSVDPLVEMGQESVNPYGYVFDDPVKFRDPDGRVPDITIDGANNSSVTIKTDLIDVRVNASSLVDFGGKYTLNGDAILGAALDIVGIFDPTPISDGIAAGRSWSKGDYGDAIISGLGAVLPYAGDLAKSGKIKKDVKIVEEAVDAVRTEEKAAVKVETAYKRPSGATTKEQRAAVQGKPCVKCGAQDGKRIAGHKKALVKEYYETGKIDKKRMREVDAVQSECATCSPREGAEMSKYSKEQKKANGLD from the coding sequence ATGCTGTACAGCGGTAGCTACAGCGGCAGCAAATCGTTCACCTATGGTTATGATAAGCTGAACCGTTTAATAACGGCCACCTCAACCGGGAATACGCTGGACGAAGGCCTCACCTACGATGTGATGGGCAACATCACCGCTTTGACCCGCGGCGGGCAAAGCTATTCTTCGCTCACTTACGGCTACACCGGCAACCAGCTGACCGGTGTAAGCGGTACCAGTTTTACAACCAGAAGCTACGCTTACGATGGTAACGGCAATGCTACCAGTGATGGGGGTAGTAAGACCATTAATTACAACTTGCTCAACCTGCCAAGAAAAGTAAGGAACGGCAGCACCGAACTGGCCAATTATACCTATGATGCCACCGGCAACAAGCTGAGCAATACCAGTATCGCCAGCGGGATGAATGATGGTACCTGGGAGTATATCGACGGGATCGTTTACCACAACGGGTCAGTGGCTTTCATCAGTACCGAAGAAGGCAGGGCTGTTCCAGCCGGTGGGGGCAACTACACTTATCAGTACAACTTAAAAGACCATTTGGGGAATGACCGGGTGAGCTTTTACAGTAACAGTGGCACAGCTACTGTTTTGCAGGAGGATGAATATTATTCATTCGGCCTAAGACACGGACTTTACGATGCTTCTAACAATAATCGTTATCTTTATAATGGAAAGGAGATACAGACTGACCTGGCCAACCAGTATGATTATGGGGCGAGGTTTTACGATCCGGTGATTGGAAGGTGGACGAGTGTGGATCCGCTGGTTGAAATGGGGCAAGAAAGTGTAAACCCATATGGGTACGTTTTTGATGATCCCGTTAAGTTTAGAGACCCCGACGGTAGAGTTCCTGATATAACAATTGATGGTGCTAATAATTCAAGTGTTACTATCAAAACAGATTTGATAGATGTTAGGGTCAACGCTAGCTCATTAGTCGATTTTGGAGGTAAGTATACCTTAAACGGTGATGCAATATTAGGCGCAGCTTTAGATATTGTTGGTATATTTGATCCTACTCCAATTTCAGATGGTATTGCAGCCGGTAGGTCATGGAGTAAAGGTGATTATGGCGATGCAATTATCAGCGGACTTGGGGCGGTACTTCCTTATGCAGGGGACTTGGCCAAATCAGGTAAAATTAAGAAAGATGTTAAAATTGTTGAGGAGGCGGTTGACGCTGTACGAACGGAAGAAAAAGCTGCAGTAAAAGTTGAGACTGCTTATAAAAGGCCGAGTGGCGCGACAACCAAAGAACAAAGAGCAGCCGTTCAAGGAAAACCTTGCGTAAAATGTGGAGCGCAAGACGGAAAAAGAATTGCTGGTCATAAGAAAGCCTTGGTTAAGGAGTATTATGAAACTGGTAAAATTGATAAAAAAAGAATGAGAGAGGTAGATGCTGTACAATCAGAATGTGCTACTTGCTCACCCCGTGAAGGTGCGGAAATGAGTAAATATTCAAAAGAACAAAAAAAGGCAAATGGATTGGATTAA